A region of the Carya illinoinensis cultivar Pawnee chromosome 16, C.illinoinensisPawnee_v1, whole genome shotgun sequence genome:
GTTCATGATAAACTGGATTAGATGAAATGTGAATCGCAACTTGACTGTCACAATATATCACAGAGTTGCTTAAGAATTATTGACACCACAATCTgacaacaaatttttttaaccaaatcACTTCACATACAGCTGCTGCCATTGCCTTATATTCTGATTCTGCTGAAGATCTGGAAATGGTgtgttgtttctttgatttccagctAACCAAATTATCATCCAAGAATACAGTATAACCAGTAACAGACCTCCTAGTGCCAGGGCATGCTGCCTAATCTGAGTCTATATAGATTTTCAGTTGAAGATCAGTCGAAGCAGCATAGAAAAACAGACCCAAACCAATTGTGtttttgacatattgaactaCTCTGTGAGCTGCTGCCATATGTGGTTTTCGAGGCTTATGCATAAATTGACTTAGCTTTTGCATAGAGAAAGTAATATCTAGCCTTGTAATCTTCAAATAGATCAATCTACCAATTAATCTTCTGTATTGAAAAGGATCTTCCAATTCATCACCATCACTGGAATTAAGAACCAAATTTTGTTCCATTGGAGAATTTGTTGGTTTACAACTTAGTAGACCACAATCCTCAAGAATTTCTAGAGAATACTTCCTCTGCCAAAGATGTATCCATTTAAAAGATCTAGTAGCCTCTAGACCCAAAAGATACTTCAAAGGGCCTGAGTCTTTCAACTTAAAGTGCTCATTCAAATATGCTTTTAAAGAAGCCACAGAAGCAATATCATTGATGGCTATtaaaatgtcatcaacatagactaaaAGCATGATAATTGAGCTTCCTTCAACCTTAGAAAAAATGGAATAATCTGATTTCAATTGAATAAAACCAATGGCTATCAAAGTGGAAGAAAACTTGGCAAACGACTGTCTTGAagcttgttttaagccatataATGACTTTTTAAGTTTACAAACCAGCTTAGACTCCCCTTTGCTGTCAAAACTAGGAGGCAAAGACATATAAACCTCTTTATGTAGGTCACCATTCAAGAAAGTATTATTCACATCCATTTGAATAATGTTCCAATTTTTTACAGCACCAATTGATAGAAAAAGCCTAATTGTGGTAAGCTTAGCTACTGGACTGAAGGTCTCATGGTAATCAAAACCCTCCAATTGAGTATAACCCTTAGCTACCAATCAAGCTTTACATCTCTCAACACTGCCATTTGAGTTAAACTTCAGTTTATACACCCACTTACAACCAAGAGGGTGTTTTCCAGCAGGTAAAGGAACTAAATCCCATGTATGATTTTCCTCTATGGTTGATATTTCTAATTGCATGGCAGTTCTCCACTTAGGATAGGAAATAGCTTGAGAAAAAGTTTTGGGTTCAAAGAAGGTGGAGGTGGCAAGAACAAAATACTTATGGGAATGAGACAATCTGTCATAGGTCAAGAACTTACTAAGAGGATTAGAAGTGATTTGAGAAGAAGACCCAGCAGCTTAGTGATGAGAGGGATGAGAAGATTGCAAGGCAGCCTGTTGACAATGATAAGACTAAAGGTATGAAGGAGGATGTCTTTCTCTAGTTGATCTTCGAGGAGGACCAAGCTAAGTAGGTAGTGAAGGGACTGAAATAACAGTTTGAGGTTCAAGAATGGGAATAAAATCAGAAGTAGAAGGTGAAATGTGAAGGTTAGAGTTTGGAGCATAAAGTGGAAGTGAATGAGTGTTTTGAGGTTGAGACGGAAATGGTGTTGAGAAAGACGTTTTGAAAGGAAACACATCTTCATGAAATATTACATCCCTAGAAATGTAGCATGTCTGAGTTCCTATGTTCAACAATTTATAACCCTTAACACCAAAGGGATATCCTAGAAAAACAGATTTGATAGCTCTTGGTGAAAACTTTGATTGATTATGAGAAAGTATGGAGccaaaatgtgacgcccccaaatcccacgtatggacacgtggaaatcgagacgtcgggatgatgacaacacgggtcaccaccctatcgacaagtgccaagtgtgtgtacatgcaacaagtgtgcaaataaaaacacgcagtggataacaaaagtcttataactaagtaccataatttttctttgtttattacaaacccgattaaaacatacataataaaatattacaagcctcaaatattgtttcaaaaccaaactacaaggcataaaactccaaatcaatacttcggcggagccgcctcctcgagctcagcctcctcctcttcctcgacctttgcatcaaaatctaaggTACCAAAATTgtaccgcaagtaagtaaagatccaaacgccacaagataaaaacatattaaactcaacaatatgcatgaaagaatgctaaatgcacatatcccataaatccacattttccacgcacgccaaaaattccattttggcccaaaacatttcctttaaacataaccttgccattatccctgataatggcccaaaaaccaaaccatcagagcactataGGCAGAAATCACatgcgggactctaccaccatccctgctcaccaccgtccctacgcgtgcaccgtaggcgggaatcacaggcaggattctaccaccgtccctacgcatgcaccgtaggcgggaatcacaggcgggattctaccaccgtccctgcttaccaccgtccctacgcgtgcactgtaggcaggaatcacaggcgagattctaccactgtccctacttaccaccatccctacacgtgcctccgactcaaaccagtcaatccaatcgttcacataaACCAAAAATctttctcgcttgaaagcccagttttcaagttccaacccatgtacatacatgcaatgcacacctcaagacacaattcatccaacaataacaaaatcaacaataaccaaacactccgtcgtcaaatccatccgacctctgactcctcggacttagtccggaattaaccaaccagtcaataaatttattgaaaaagcgataatatatttaaatctaaaatagagtttggaaaatacttacagcgctataaggtattttttgaaggatcacgacgttgcaaacggcggagaaaaagcaacgtaacggtgtaaaatacactgtggccgtgggttataaaatacccactttcgaacggggacaaaccaagacttgaaattgatagggaatggtctagagatgtttatgaagctaatgaaagtgagttttggtcgtgggtggctgtggaagtgaaaaaatggcaaatcagagttgagctcgtgggagctgctctggcaacggatcggggccagaaatgggtggtttaggacagcaagaggtaggtgatgaagtggtgaaaagatggtggcagGAGGTGGAGCAACAAAAAccggaaatgcacaaaaaccgtgcggcttagatgggctctcggcggcaaacggcggcttggatggaggtgagatttggtggggaggttcacCGACCGGAGGGGGaagtttctgggtgggtggtgcaggccacgtcgccggcgagcaGCAGTTCTAGGCTGAAGAAGCAACCAGcgacagagagagggagaaaaagTGCAGCACGTTGGAGAagaacggggaagaaagaaagaaaagaagaaaaaaagaaaagaaggaaaagaaaaagaaaaggaaaagagaaaaagaaaaagagaaaagaaaaagaaaagatgagggaaaagaaatgaggtccaatcctcaccctTGGAGTCCAAAAATTGattcgacgaaaacaattttaaaaactataaaacgactaaattaatttaaacaacaCATCacgttaaaatataataaagcactaataaaaactaagaactaaattttaaatccaaaaacaaactaaattaaattacacaacaatttaaattcaaaacgataattaatataaagaaaggtCCACAagacaaatatcacaactaaataaatccaattaaaatacaataatttaaaataaatgaatgaatatattaaataaattaaaatactccttcaatgaaaatacacctAAAAAGGGGATGTCACACAAAACACAAGCATCCAAACACTTTAAGATTTGAATAAAAAGGAACTTTATTATGTAAAAGCTCAAAAGGACTTTTATTGGGAAGAAGGGGACTTGGAATTCTATTAATGAGATAGACAGTTGTAAGTACACTGTCTTCCCAATAACAGCTAGGAATTTTGGCATGAAAAAGGAGTGACCTTGCCACATTGAGAATATGTTGGTGTTTACGCTCCACAACTGAATTTTGTTGTGAGGTGGCAATACAACTCAATTGGGGAAGGACCCCTTTAGAAGCAAAAAATGACTTGAGAGTAAATTCAAGTCCACTATCAGACCTGAGGGCTTTGATGCGAGCagaaaattgagtttctatGTGAACAAAGAAGAACTATAGAAAAGAACTAGTCTCAGACTTAGATTTCATTAGGTATATCCAGGTAGCTCTAGAAAAATCATCTACTATGGAAAGGAAATACCTAAATCCATCTTTTGTAGGAATTGACATTAGACTCCATATATCACAGTGCACTAAATTAAAAGAAGCAGTAGATTTATTAGTGCTAATGGGAAAAGGTAAGCGTTTTTGTTTAGCAATAGGAAAAGTGGTACATGAATCAAACTTAGAAGACAAATGGGAAATGTGTTTATTCAAAAGTTGTAATCGAGAAAAACATGGATGTCATAATCTAAAATACCACAAGGCTACATTAGATTGGACAGAAACacaagtagaagaagaattgTCATTATGTATAGTAGGGAAAGTGGATGTCAACTTGTAGAGGCCATCGTGCAATTCACCcatcccaatcatcttccaaGTGACTAGGTCCTGCAAGAAACATTTGTCAGCTTTGAGAATTAGACAATAgtttaagaattgtgtgagtttgCTAACAGAAATGAGATTGAATGAAAAAGTGGGGACACAGAGCACATTGGTTAAGGTGAGGGTGGGACTCATAATAATGTCACCAATGTGTGTAACATTAGCATAAGTACCATTTGGTAATTAAACTGAATATGACATAGCAGTAGGTGGGGTAGTGTATAAACTGGAAGAATGTACCATGTGGTCTGAAGCTCCACTATCGATTATCCAAGAGGATGATCCAATAAAAGGTGcagcaaaacaaaaagaagtaaGGTTACTTGAGAAATTAGGAACCAAAGCCATATTGGCTGAAGGAGTGACGACAGGGGTGGGTTGGAGTAAAGCCAGCAATTGTTGATATTGACCCACAGTGATAGGCAAAGTTGTGGATGAATTATCAGTAACCATAGAGGACCGTTGAACAGAATTAATAGATCCAGCTTTAGACTTATCCCTAAACTTATAGTTAGGAGGATATCCATGCAATTTAAAACATTTGTCAACAATGTCCAGCAAGTCCACAATGACTACAAAGAAGTCTGCTACGTGCATTTCCTTTAAAATTCTTAAAGGAATTCTCAGATTTAGCAGCCAAAGCAACAGATTCAACAGAGGCAAAAGAAGAATTAGGATGACTAACAAGTCGCTGCCTCTCTTCTTGTATAACAAGAGAAAATGCCTTGTTAATAGAAGGTAAAGGATCCATCATCAAGATTTGATCTCTCACATTATCAAAAACATCATTGAGCCCCATGAGAAAAGTCATAACATAGGTCTGGTGTTGATTTTGAGTAAAAATCTTTGAAGAATTGCATGTGCAACCATGACAATGATAGACAGGTAAGGGTTGACAATTCAAAAGTTCATCCCATAGTACCTTTAAATCTGTGAAATATGTGCTAACATCATTATTCTCTTGGCGTAATGCAGTAATAGCAGTTTGCAATTCAAATATCCGAGGTCCGTTACCTTGTGAAAAATGTTCTTTCAGCTCAAGCCACATTGCACGAGAGGAATCAACATAGATTACACTTTGAGCAATCTTCGAAGTCAAGGAATTAAGTAACCAAGACAACACAATGGTGTCACATTTACTCCAAGAAGGAAACAGAGCAGCAACCTTGTCTAGAATAGGAAGGGATCCATCAATAAATCCAAGTTTATTCTGCGTCTTCAATGATAAGAACATGGAACGGGACCACAAATGGTAATTATTGTTGCTTAATTTTTCACTCACTAAGAGAACTCCAAGATGATTAGCATTTGTGAGGAAATATGGATTTTGTGGATCAAACTCAACATTATTGATGGAAATATTGGAAATATTGGAATTTCTGGAACTATTATCAATATCAGCCATGATCGAAAGAGAAAAATTGATCGAAAGGAGAAAGATGATCGAAAGAGGAAAGCTTAACGAAAGAGGAAAttagaaagaaaccctaatttcttctgataccatgttaagaaaTCTAATTTCCAGAGTAAAACCATTTTGTTGTATTGTATTAAAAATGTGATTACAGAAGCTTTATATACAAAGCTATAAAGCTGTTCCCAAAGCCAAATTAAGCAAAATACAATAATAGTAAGTTAACTGCCTTTCTATGTACACATGTAAAAACAGGAGACTAGAAAAACTTAAATATTGTAAAACTTATTAAACGGCCTTGGATGGAGGTAACATGGTGGCCGAGAAAGCTCGCACTCTTATTACAGCGCAGGCCCACGGAACAATGTGGGCCATGATTCTCCACTCACAGGTTTCAGCCACTAATCGCAACATGCTAGCAACAATGCTTGGCACATGAGGAGGGGCGACGGCGACTCAGGGTGCTGGCAGAGGATGGGCGACAACTACACAGGTGCTGGGGTGACACAAGAAGTGTAAATTCAAGGGGCAACAGAGGAGGAACGAGCGGTGACACCAGGTGGAGCTGGAGGAAAGTGATGCGGGCGAGGGAGGAGGGGTTTCAACGGCTGGGGGGGAagcaaaattcaaatgcaatgcacatttggttaaaaaaaaaattaaagagcaaCCATGTGTGCATTGCTATAGTGGCTGCTCTATAGCAAaacttaaatattaattttgtggtCTTTAAACCCACTACATTGGACTGAGTAAATTAGAAGAGTTGAAGCTTTTAACTACATTAAGTCCATCCCTTTCTTCATATAAGGCAAGGTATTGTTCATCACCAaatcattattttattctaaaaccACATCTCCtcaattgaaataaattatttccCTCATGAATCTATTCTTCCCAAAACCCTTTTCACTTTCTCTCCGTTTCTCCCTCGCCAAACACCCTCTTCATTTCTTCTCCCCgtttctctctttccttctcGTTCTTATTGGTTATCTCTTTGGCCCGACACTCCCTCTCTCcccttctctccatttttttccTAAGGTTGTCGAAGTTGGGAATCCGGTACAAGGAGAAGGAGCACTAGATTTGCAAGATAAAATCCATTTTAATCAATTGGCCTTATACTTAGGGTTCTATTGTGCTTCACATAAGGTAATCAACTCCCCTTCTCTCGTTTTCTACgatttgtaattttattgtttGGTTTTGACTTtcgtgtgatgacccgcttttgagtgtattttcactgaagtgttgtttttattttaattaatgtatcagttatttattttaatttatttgcgttttaaaattagtttttaatttatttgatgttgtgttttatttctttaagttgttttgtggtttttaatctttttggcggtttagttttgttttcccggagtgaggattggacctcacttcctttcacatctttttccttttttctttttccctttttctttttttttttctctttttctttttccttcttcttttctttttcctttctttttcttttttttcttctttttctttttcttttctctctccccgcgtccgaaccccccccgatcggctctctctctctctcctccctctccctcacgccgataCCTTCTCTGTACCggcccgccgccgtccggccaccactcgactcgccaccggtcccattttcttcccctccctccggcgcaccacccctccaaagcccacccccaaccggccggccgtttggccggaaaagctctccaaagcctccacggattttgctctgatccgccgccgtcgctccacctccggccaccacttcttcaccgactccttgccgtcctaacccacccatttccggcctccaacgaccaccggaacagctcctacgagcttagtttccgatttgcactttccggccatttccggtgattccgccgccacccacggccgttcatcacttccaatagcttcacaaccatccccagaccattccctatcaatttcgtgtcctagtttgtccccgttcaaaagtgggtttttcaaacccacggccgcagtgaattttcactgtgatgttgcttttccgccgccgtttgcaacgccgcttgttttctaaaatttccatatagcactgtaagtattttccaaaccctatttcagatttaaatatatatcgctcattcaatttatttattgttgttggttgttgattccggactgagtccgaggagtttcgggggtcggatggatggaggacggagttgtttgtttaattgttttatgttgtttgattattttattatgcattgttatggcatttcatggtgcatgcacgtgtgtttgtggaattgtgtgaaaagcctgtgtattggcgtgagtggtttacgggtgcgtgtgtatcacgaccccaagccgggatggggtattatcccggtggagctcctctggtcactcgggagcggaataaactgagtgatgtcccctgagttgtcgctagatgacgggagcgggggctaggggttgcttagctacgaacgcgccgggcgcggaaccgggcatcgccctacgcaccgactctgtggcccttcgctggtgagggctagaggatgcttggctacgcacgcgcggggcgcggaactgggcatcgcttgttaggtgtcacacgcgcggtggtactctgtggtgtggcactggagccagggtgtgcggatgacccctaggggaggtcatggtgcacgcggttaaaattggataatggtttgagaggccaaatgggacttttggcgtggtattgggccaaatggacttttggcgagatattgggccaaatgtgacttttggcgtgttagttagaaaggttgtgtgtttttgggccaaatgagttttttggcgtgtgtggaaaactggtattttatgggttttgtgcattgggcatgtttcatgcatcttgtttgagttttatgtgtttttatctggtagtgtttgggttttacttacctgcggtaccattcttggttccgtagtttttggtgcagagttagaggacgaagaggaggaggctgagcccgaggatgcggctccgccgggttgctgatgctatgttttatatttgtttaaaactgtatttgtgttttgtaatattttatctatgtacgttttaaacagcttgtattacgttaagaaaaattctggtacttagttatgactttcgttatccgctgcgtgttctttcgtgcacatttattgcctttgcacacacttggcacccgtcgttaggatggtgacccgggttgtcaccatccggacgtctcgatttccccgtgttcgggcgtggggatttgggtgCGTCACATTTCGCTTGATTTTTGGTGGTCTGCATCATGTTTGGTTTCGTTGAGAGTCAAGTTGATGCTTAATCTATCTTGTATGGAGGAGCTTAAAACTTTTGTTTTCAATACCCTTTTTATTTGTGCATCTTCTCTAGATTTTAATGGGCTAAGGTTCATGATTTTGTTGCTGCCTTTTCTTATTTCTTGTTAGGTGATTCTCTTGTATACTGTCATATGTTTTGCATTTcaatctatattttaaaattcagcAAAATAAGTACCAAGGACTCTAGTTTTGCCGATGAGTTCAAAATGCTTCGACATTTCCTATATGCAGGCTCGTTTGCAAACTCATCCATGACAGTCTTTGAGAATTCCAGATGTTCCAacccttcatcttccaaatataTCTTCACACATTCCATAGATAGATGGCAATATTTGTACTGATGTTAAAAGAtataactaattaataattCCCGCTTCATATATTTCTAGGATATAGAGATGTTAATTTACGATGTAGCCTCCTTTTAACTTTATGAGACTAGTTgtaatttattcaaattaataTGAATACAAGCATATGAATAAGAAACCCAGAGTTAGATAATCAGTTTGGCAGGGAAATGGATTATAAAgccatttgaattttgaaaaataatatttgttgtagtggagTGCACAAGTGCTGTTcaatccttttgaaaaaagtgagtaaataaggaatttatatgaaaaaataaatttttaataataaatctcattctttttcaaaacaattacatGACGATTATACACTTCACGATTATATGTTGCATTACTCTtgaattttaaacataaaaattgacatgaAAGGGAATACAgggaaagtaaaaaaaatctgctagcTTAAGCTAGTTTGGATCTTGTAAACAAACAGTACTTACTAGTTTTATGCCTCTAGTTGGAACTCATTTGCTAAAGAATGTTATGAAGGAAGTaaagtgaaaaagaaacagGATAcagatcatgtatatatatatatataagtggtaGGAAGGAGGTATTACagatcatgtatatatgtaagtgtTCATAACAACTCAATGATAAAAACCATTATGGAGAATTGTCTGATTTATTAAAAcagaatacacacacacacacacacacacacatatatatgtcttctatatataaaaaagtgtCTATAAAACGGAATATTGTTGTTttaacggaaaatcttgtttttctgTTAAAGTTAACGCTGTTTGTCTACATTCGTCCGTGTACTATGAATTAAACTTCATTAAATACTGCATTTTGATtgataatttcaaaaaaataatttaaaatttgcaaaaaaaaaaaaaaacagtgccACATTAAGAATAAGTTCAAGCTGGGTAGGGATACGCCCCCATTGTGGCTATTTATTATGTTTGTGTCCATttgtattctattataataagttaaaatttGCAAAATAAACAATGCCACATTATAATACGTTCAGGATAGGTAGGGATATACAATTGTCTTTTTTCTATACATTATAATAGCaaaacattataataagttataatttgagaaaaacacAGTTCCATTTGCTCTACTTTTTCCCCTTGTGTCTTTGTGCCAACAACTGAATTTGTGAATATTATCCATGCATTGGAATGGAACCTGCAAAcagaaagagaaaatatattatatattagataatatattatattgcatGTTAGAGTAAAGACAATATACATTAGAAATTACaaattctattatatttataaaagtctaaccattaattagaaaaattgtgcaatcaaaacaaaaacatgaaGAGGCAACCGAATGGCCAAGCGGTGCAGTAGTCAAATTTAAAGTTCGAACACCAAGAGACATCTTTCATAGGAACCCAAGAGGCATTGAATTATGTTTAAGAATTGCTTTCAGTTTTTACTATGCTCTGTGTCTCTCAAATCAAGTATCTCTCAAATCAAGTGTGGCCAGGCAGTGCAGTGGTGCTAAGGATTCAAGGAAGATTTAAAAGGTGAGTCTAACTACCTTTTGTGTGTTTCTAGTATATATAGTCTATCTAAGCATTACATATGTTTGttcatatttttaagaaatgaagtaaCTGATACATAAAACCTAGAAATTCATAAAACTTCTCAGAAAACTTATAAGAAAACTCAAATGAGGAAACTTATTCATCAATCCACATATTCAGTTTATCTTCTATTTCTTTCAGTTTCTTctatgctatctctctcaagtCAAGTGTGGCCAAGCAGTGTAGTGGT
Encoded here:
- the LOC122298852 gene encoding uncharacterized protein LOC122298852 — protein: MADIDNSSRNSNISNISINNVEFDPQNPYFLTNANHLGVLLVSEKLSNNNYHLWSRSMFLSLKTQNKLGFIDGSLPILDKVAALFPSWSKCDTIVLSWLLNSLTSKIAQSVIYVDSSRAMWLELKEHFSQGNGPRIFELQTAITALRQENNDVSTYFTDLKVLWDELLNCQPLPVYHCHGCTCNSSKIFTQNQHQTYVMTFLMGLNDVFDNVRDQILMMDPLPSINKAFSLVIQEERQRLVSHPNSSFASVESVALAAKSENSFKNFKGNARSRLLCSHCGLAGHC